The genomic stretch TGAACCATAGCAGCTGCTGTGCTGATATTGCTTAATTGCGCTAGAATAGCTTTTAAATCTTCTTTAACCAATGCCACATCATCTGCAGTATCTGTCACAAAAGTTGTATAAGTCATTGGAATAGTACTGTCACCAATTTTCAAATTGAAGTTAATGGCATGAGTACCAACAGCAAGTGAATCAAAAGTATAGGCAATCTTCAAGCTTTGAGCGCTTGTGATCTGTTTACTTGTTGAGCAATCATCTGCAAATACAACTCTTCCTCCTGAAACGTCAGTGATGGCAACAGTTGTAGCATCTTGTTTTGTTTCAGTGCTTTCTTGAGAGTTTGTTTGCTTATCTTTTGATTCTGCTTCAGAAGCATCTTTAGCTGAATCAGTTACTTGTGTTGTTACTTGTGTTGATGTCGGTGCAACATTAATAGAAACTACGTTTGATTGGCTAGGTTTAGCATCTTCAGCAGTTAAGAATGAATAAGTTGCTCCGCCAGCAGTTGTCACACCTTTTACTGCTTGGTATTGGCTAAGTAAGCCTAGTTTTGCTTGATAAGCAGCCACTTCGTCAGACGTGATAGCTCCCATGCTTTCTAGTTTTGAAAAGAGGACGTTGTAATCAGCACTGTTAACATCGATACTTCCCATCAAATTAGCAATCTCTCCTTCATACTCTGATGGAAGAGTCCCACCAAGTGAGCTCTTAATTTGATTAGCAAGAGCATCTTTTACTTGCTGATTAGTGATTTGATTTTGAACATCACCTTTAATAGCTGATTTACGGTCTTCTCGGTTACCAATTCCTAAATAATTATTCTTATCAAGTCCTAAGTCTGCATTGAAATATTGTTCAGATACTTTTGAGCGTGTTCCTTGAACCTGGTTCAATAAATCCATCAAGCGATTTCGAGTATTTTCAACTTGACTGCGATAATTTTCAATAATGCCATTATAATCTGAAATGCTGTTTGCAAATAAATTATAAACGGTATTACCACCATTAGATTCACTTGTGATAGCCGATGGTGCGTAAAATTTATTTAAACTACTAAGAGCGTTATCGTTTAAGTTGTTATAAAGGTCTGTATCTGTTTTAAATTGATCTGAAATAGCTGTATTAGCGGTAGCGACATTACTTTTAGCAATATCTGCTTGAAGATCAACAAAACTTTTGACTTCTGGTAATTCCCCATTTAAACCATTACTTGTTGAGTTAAGCATTTCAAAAACGCCTTTGGTGAAATTCGCCTGACTATCTTCAAAAGCTTTGTTCCCTGATTGGAGAGCAGTCGCATAACTTGTTAAACCACCAAGGTTTTGACTAGCCGCATTTGATGGAGTGTAAATGTAGTTAGATAAGCTTGTATAGCTTGTTTCTTGGTCATTTACGATATTTGCAACATTTCGCTTGGCATCATCAAGATTTCCAATCACACTAGAGAAATACATTTTAATCACACGTTGATTAATCAAGTTCAAGTATGTGCCAACCTGGCTTTCAACATTTTTTTCTTTAACAGTGTCTGTTGATTTTTTAACTTTATAACCAATTTTAGCTTGTGACGGATTAAAACTTTCCAATTGAAGAATTTTGTCTGAAAAGTCGTTTGAAATATAAATAATGACATCTGCACTGCCGTCACTATATTTACTTTCAGCTAAGCTACGTGGCATGGTAACCCAGTTCTCTTTGGAATCCCCTGCATTGGTTAATAAATTCGTGAATTCTTGACCGAAGTTATAATTGACATTATTTAAGTTACCACCTGCATCTTCATTAACCAAAGCAACGGTCAATTGCTCGTCTTTTTTAGCTTTATCTGTCACTGAAACTTCTTTGTCTTGCGTATACACAAAGACTCCTGATGAAATTGCCAAAATAGAAATGAAAACACTAAATGCAATCACTACAATACTTGGTTTAATCTTAATTTTTTTCATTTTTCTCCTATCCCTTAGGTATTTTAACGCGAGAAACTTCTCTACCTTCAAAGAACTGCGCTTCATCTGATTCTAATAGAGGTTCTCCGTAACGTGTTCGACCTTTAATAATGTTTTGATCTGCAAATCGCGTACCAAACATTCCAGCTGGAATATTTGATCTCAAGCGTTTGTTAAATTCATCAAAGCGCGTTTCAATCGTTTTTTGATGCCCTTGGAAAATAAAATAGATATTAACTTTAGCTGCTTTTTTCAAGATAGTATCCAAGGCACTGTTAGACAATATTAATTTATCATTGATAGCATGGGCCTCTGGTACATAGACGAAAATTGGTTGATTAACAACTTCTGGCGAACGCGAAGCCATTTCTCCAAGCAAATCATTCATAACCGTACTGTAATTTTCTTCAGACGCTATCAAATCAAAACTATCAACAACCCCTTCAAAACGTTGGTCTGGATCAAAGACGATGCGCTGCGCGTGTCCTTTAAAATAAGCCATATTCTTAAGAATAATTGTTTCAAACAAACGTGTTTGCGTTGGGGTGTCATCCATAATAACAAAATAACCATGTTTTTCAGGCACAAAACCGATAACATTTGTTGTTTCCTTATCAAAGGCAAGCGGTACTTGCAAATGATTTATCATTGTCATCGTATAAGCATTGCCATAGAAGTCAGAAAGGCTAATGTCATTTGGAAGCATTGGAATAGCTTTTGGACGTTGTCCAGTCCAAGCTTTATCCATTTCAGCCACCTCTTCTTCTAAGTGACGCAAACGCTCAATATCTTCATCACCTTCACTTGGAAGATAGATTTGGATCTCGTATGGCTTATCATCGTTCACCTGAGCACGTCCAAAGATTTCTTGTGGAATCAAGGCATTACGTCCAATAACATCCTTAACCGCATGGTCTTCAACCAAGAATAAAGCCATCTTAGTTGAAACGTTACTTGACATGCTAATCTTCAAGCTATTAGCTCGCAAAGCTGTCACAATCAGATAGCAACCCAAGCTTGAACCTTCTCGTAAAATACGATTCATGCATGCTTCGATAACCTCCTCTTTTGGACTATCCTTAATCGCGTCAAAACCATCCATTACAGTAAGAATAACAGGAAGTTTTTCACCAGTTTTTTGCTCATATTGAGAAAGACTTGCAACACTATATTCAGCAAATAAGTCTTTACGTTTTTTCAATTCATTATCAATACGTTTTAAGAATTTTAGAAGTTTTTCTTCCTCATCCAGACGTGTCAAATCAGCAACATGAGGCAAATCTTTCAATGGTAAAAGCCCATTTGTTCCAAAGTCAAATAAGTTAAACTGGACTTGTTCAGGCGTATTGAGACGGGCAAAATTCATTACTAAAGTCTGCAAAGCAACAGATTTACCAAAACCTGGTGAACCATAAATAACAGTGTGACTCAACTCTTCCACATCAAAATTATAATTACGCTTAGCTTGTTCAGACGGTACATCCATCATGGCAAATGGCACAGCCAAACATTTTTCCTCAGACCAAGACATCTCTAAAACTGGAGAAACAATCTTAGTTTCTAACGGTGGCAACCAAGGTTTATCAGGAATTCTCACTCCTGCTGTTTGCGAATAGACTGAAATATAATCCACCAAAGCTTCTAGCTCTGTCTGAGTCTTCTCTGTTTGAACATTCAAGTCTTCTTCCAAAGAAAGGTCTTCTGTCAAAAGTTCGTATTGCCCCAAATCATTAATCAACCAAATACGATCATCGACTTCCTCTTGCTTCTCTGATTTGTTTGGTTGGTAACTTGCTCCACTCCAAGCAGATTGGAAGAGTTCATAAATTTCATTATTCCCGACTTGTAGGTAAGCACGTCCAGGTTCTACGATACTAGCAGCATCAGGTGTTTTTATGATTTCATTTGAATCTGACTTATCTGATACTTTCAAAGCCAATTTGAAGCGTGAGTTTGACCAGATTTGGTCATCAACAACTCCTGATGGTTTTTGCGTTGCCAAAATCAAATGAACCCCAAGTGAACGACCAATACGAGCAGCAGAAACCAACTCTGACATAAACTCAGGTTCATTAGCCTTCAGCTCTGCAAATTCATCACTAATCAAGAATAAATGTGGTAATGGTTTTGTGGGATATTTGCCACCATCTGTGGCTGTTTTCCCTTGCTTATAAAGCTTCGTATAACCATTAATATGATTGACTCCAAAAGCCTCAAACAGACGTTGACGTTTTTGAAGTTCTGCTTTAATAGAAGCTAGCGCACGCGCACTGGCTGCACCATCCAAGTTCGTAATAACTCCCATAAGGTGCGGAAGACCTTTAAAGAGATTAGCCATTCCCCCACCTTTAAAGTCAATCGGCAAGAAACCAACATCTTCTGGACCAAAATTAACAGCCAAAGATAGCATATAAGATTGCAAGATTTCAGATTTCCCTGAACCAGTTGTCCCTGCAACTAAACCGTGAGGACCGTGAGCACGTTCGTGCAAATTCAACTCAACAATGTCATCACGTCCTCGAAGTCCCAAAGGAACCGCTAAAGTTTTCGATGTATCTGCCTTAGCCCATCGCTCAGCTAACTGCAAATCTTCAACTTTTTCAACCTTATAAAGTTCCAAGAAAGTAACTGATTTAGGAATCGAATTCTTCTCGACTTCCACGTGATGCAAATTTGCCAAGGTTCTAGCAATCGCTTCGTAATTTTTACTTTCTGGATATGGTGTGAAACGTTGTGCTAGATATTCTCCATTATCATTGATAATTTGCCCCACATTTTGGTTTTGGTATTCCACCAAAGTTGTCACAGTTTCTGGCAAGAAACGCTGTGCTTCCTTAATCCAAATCACTGTAATTCCTAATTCTGTCAAATCTTCAGCTAAATATTCATTTAGACTATGTCCAACCAAGTAAGAATCATCAAAGATAGTCACTACATAATGAGGTGCAAAGCGAACATCTTTACTTCCCATTTCTCGCTTAAGTTGCATGCGTTTTTGAATAATTTGATAAAGAGCATTTAAAACAGCATCTCGGCTACGCGCATCATGAACAATGCCACGAACATTACGTTCCTGAAGTTTGAAATGCGGTAAGAAACGCCATTGATACCAATTTGCTTGATAAGACTCCTCAGGTACTAAAATTACAAAATTAATATCTTGATAACTATGAAAAACCGCCAGTTGCATCAAAAGATTAGAGATTGCTGGATAAGTTGTATCATAGGTTCCAATGATACCAACAGTCGCTTGGCTAAGAGACAAAGTAATCGGCACCTGATGTTGTTTACGATACTTTTCAACCGTCTTTTTAGCAAAAATAGCTTGTTTATCCTTACTTTGCTCCTTAAAAGAGGTTTGAAGTTTCAACTTCGTATCAATATCACCAGTCCCTAAAGACACTTGTAAAAAGTCAGCATTATAATTCATTCGTTCGTAAATACGAGAATCATAATCAAAAACCATCTTAGCTAAAGTGTCCATATCTGGTTGGTTATAGTCTAAAATTTCTTTTTCTTCATTGTGATAATGACTTAATGTTGAGATTTGTTTTAAGAGATAGCGGTCATAATCTTCAACACGAATTAGTTCTTGCTTTTTATAATATTTCTTGTCTTGGAAATATTGTGTCAACGTCATCCCAGCAGTGAGCAAACTAAAGCCGCCCATACCAAGCATCATCCAAGGATTTCTACGACTGACAAGACTTGTCAAAGCAGTAATCCCAAACATCCCAAGTGGCGGAACAATCGCGCGAAGTAGAGAATTACGTCCCATTGAACTGGCTTCCATAGGACTGTCAATGACAATCGCATCACTATAAATGGTTGGTACAATACGAGGGCTTCTGTGATAATCTGGAAAATCACTTGGAAATTCACTCATCGGTGCTTGAAACAAGAATTTTTCCATTTGTGTCAGTTCTGGCTTGTTCCAAAAACGTGTTATCTTCCATTGGTGATGACGACATTCAATCAAATAGTCCTCAATATAAACAGAATCACCCACATTAAATGATTGTGAAATATTATCACGGACACGCTTGCCATTAAGATAAACTAACGAAGTTCCTAAAGACTCAATATAAACCTTTTCTTTAGAAAATAAGACAACGGTCTCGCTATCCAAATGAATATCTGCCGTATCAGATGACGACAAGACAAAGTTTTCATGTGGCGGATACAAGTAAAGCGTAAAAATATCTGTTTCAGGTTTCAAAAAATAATAATCTTCTGTGTCTCCAAGAACTTTCTGATTAGCTATCTTTTGACCATTTCTAAAAATCTCACCATCACCTAAACTATAGCGACTACCATCAAAATCCAAAGGAGTTGTTTCCGAAAAACGCATGTACAATAATTTATCAGACAAACTTAACAAAAAAGCTTGTGATTGATTGTCATCTCCCAAATAGTCACCAAGGTGGTGGTAATAAGTTACATTATCATTTTGATTCATAAATCATTAATCCCCATTAGATTGTGAACCTGATGTTTCTCCAAGTTCTTTAGAAAGCTTACTAATTTCTTTCTCGTATTCGTTGAGTTTCTTTTGCTTATCAGAACCACTCATTTTCGTATCAGCTTTCACTTTTTCATATAAATTCGTATAAGCGTGTAAAATCAACTGAGTGTCGCCGATATTTTGAGCCACATCAAGTGCTTTTTCCAAGTCACCACGTCCTAAATAAATCCAGTAATTCAAAATAGTTTCATCTGAAGACTGAGTAATCGTATTTAAAACAGCTTCCATTTGCTCAGAATTAAGATTATCTAATTTTACAAAACTAGTTGCCAAAACATACTTGGCCGATTTCGGCAGACGATTAATACCGTAAGGTTCTAAGATATCAATAGCCTTGTCATAATCAGTTGACATAAAAGCAGCTTGCGCATCAATCACAGCATTTTTCAGCGGTAAATCTCTCGAATATGACTTATAAGTAAAGAATCCTAAAGTCAATGTTGTTACTGCTAGAACAATTGCTCCGACAACTAACGCACGCCATTGTTTTTTATTAACTTGGACCTTACTTTCTTTATTTTTTTGCTCTAAACGATGACATTCTTCACTGATAAATTGATTAATTTCAGCAATCGAATGAAAGGCATTGATTTTTTCAGCAATTGACTCACGAACCGCATCGAGTCCTTCAACCGCTAATTCAAAATCGACCTTGGGCAACAAAATAGAAGCCACTAAAGCTTTATAAACCTTTAAGTATCGTTCTTGATTAAACACTTGAGGCGCTAAAATATGACTGACCCCATAGTGAATCAAACGAACATCATTACCTGAAACATAAATATTTTGCGGATGAAGGTAAACAACATTAAAGTCATTTGGTTTGACAGTCAGTGTCGCCACTTTTTGAGCTAAAGAATAACGCTCCAAATCTGTCGTTGCCTTAGCAATGCAAGTTGCTAAACTCTCTGAAAAAGCTGGCAACTCATATGCTAAGACCAACTCCCCATTTTCAGTCAATGATACTTGCGCCTTAACGTATTCTTTAATAAATTCTTGACTCTTTCGATCATAATCACTTGGCTGCACAGTCACTAATAACTGATTGTCATTTTCTACAAGTTTTAAATGGTTATCCTCAAATATCATAAGTTTTAATCTCCAAAATATCCCCATTTCCTAACGGAAAATTAACTAACATCTCGTAGCGATTTAAAGTTATCGCCTTATTTTTCAAGCAAAGTTCCCAAGCTTGATCTTCCTTTTCAACAAAACCCAGCCGAGACAAAATATGTAATTCTCTTAATAACTCTTCTAGCCTAATAAGAGACAAACCTCGCGAAATTCGTAAATCAATTTGCTTATCTTGATAAGCAATTGTAATATCAATGTTGTCGAATGCCATGACGTTTCCTTCCCAAATAAATTCCCAATCCTGTCATCAAAATAAAAAAGCAAAAAACAGCAATCGAATTCAAATACGATTTCTTCTGAGATTGGTTCTCTTTAGCAACTTTATAACTCTCATCAACATGATAATTAACAAATTGCTTTGACGTCACCTTCTCAGTATCTAAGCGATAATAAATTGTCTTTTTATTATCCTTCTTAAAAACAGAATGATTTGCAGTTGTTAGCATCTTCTTTTCTTTTTGATGTTCCTTATCAACAACTTCTTGTGTGCGATTTAAGAAAAGATTCGGCGCATAAAGCTCCTCAATGCTATTACCTGCTGACTTCTGTTTCGTGTTAGAAATAGAGTCCGTATTTAAATTTAGATTGCCGTTTTCTGCAAAAACGATGTGTGTGCTTAATAATAAACACAAAATATAAATCCCCATTATCCCTTTTTTCATTTTCCTAAATGTCTATATTAAAATTCCCTTTCATGTGTGTCTCATAATTATACCACTTTTTAAGCTATCTACCAATAGCAAAATAAGCCTTTTCACTCAAATATTTTGCCATATAAAACGATATCATAGGACCAATTTATTTATTCACCCGATGAAATAAAATTTATTTTTTGCGGTTTATACTTTACAAAAAAAAATAAAAGCGTATAATTTAGAAAAAAATAAATTTTAAAGGAGATTTTTATGGCCGCTATTAGCGTAACACCAGAACAACTTAAGGAGCAAGCTCAAGTTTACACTCGTTCAAAAGAACAAATTGAGCAAGCTATCCAATCTGTAAACAGCATGAACAGTCAAATTGCTGAAGAATGGAAAGGTCAAGCTTTCAACGCTTACCTTGAACAATACAACCAACTTTACACTCAAGTTCAAAAATTTAAAGAGTTGCTTGCAAGTATCAATCAACAATTAAACAACTATGCTGAAACTGTTGCAGAACGTGACGCACAAGACTCTGCTTCATTCGGACTTAACTAATTTGTTCTGGCAAGGTGGACTGGGAGACTGTTAAAAATATCATTAACAGAATCCACCTTTTCCAAAATTTGATTTCAACAGCTACTGTAAACCTAAGTTTACAGTAGTTTTTTTATCTTTACACTCTATATTTTTATAATATATAAAATTTTTATACATTATGCTTGACTTTTCGATTAAGCTAATTTATAGTTTATATATAAAATAATTATATATAAAAATTTTATATATTGTCAGAAAGGAATTTGCTATGTATTTTCCAACTTCTGCGACGGTTATTGAATTTCTTATCCTAGCGATTGTTGATAAAGAAGATTCTTACGGTTACGCTATTAGTCACACTATCAAAAAGGTAGCTAACATCAAAGAATCAACACTTTATCCCATCTTAAAGAAACTCGAAAAAGCAGGTTATTTAAACACCTACCAACAAGAATACCAAGGTCGCAAACGTAAATATTACACCACTACAGAAAGCGGTAAACAGCAGCTCACCTTTCTAAAGGGTGAGTGGCAATTGTACACCACTAAAATCGATGACATTGTCGAAGGGAGATTAGAGGATGACGAAAAGTGAGTATTTGGCAAAATTAGATAAATACCTCAAAAAATTGCCAAAAGAGGATTATCTGGAAGCAATGGACTATTTCAGAGAATATTTCGATGAAGCTGGTCCTGAAAACGAAGAAGAAGTTATTGCTGAACTTGGAGCACCAAAAGATGCAGCTCATGATATTATCAGTCGATTACTCGATGAAAAAATCGTTGAGGATGAAAAATCCCCTAAAAACAGAGCTGTCATTATCTGGATTGCTATCTTAGCTATTCTAGCTAGCCCAGTTGCCCTACCACTCATTTTGGCACTACTTATGGTTATTATTACCATTTTGGCGATTGGGATTGCCATTATAGCTATGGTACTAGCTCTAGGAGTTGCCCTTTTAACATCTGGCGTTTACATGTTGGTTGACAGTTGGTCTTACCTCAGTATCGCCCCATCAACAACAGCCTTGGGAGTTGGCTTGGGACTTCTATCACTCGGATTAGCACTACTAGCTCTTTTAGCTGCTGGTGCTGTTGGGAAATTCGCAGTAAAAAGTATCAGCAAATTAATTCAAAAAGCGGCAAGTAAAAGGAGAAAATCATGAAAAAGTGGACAAAAATTGTTTTAGGTATCGGGATTGGAGCTAGTTTAGCAGGAGCCGGGCTAGCTGGCGTCGGCTTAGCAACTGGAGGTTTAACAAAACTCAACCAAAAATACGAAGTGAAAGCTAAAATCAAACACCACAAAGCAACCCTTGAAACATTTGATAAAATTGATATCAATGCAACAGCTTTTGATGTCACAATCGCAAAAGAAAACATTGACAAGCCTTTTATCTCCTACTCTGACAGTAAAAAACTTCCTGTTTCTTACCAAGTCACTAAAGATGGGACATTAGCTGTTAAACAAACAGGCAGCTGGAATGGTAACCACAGATCTTCCATTAACCTTATCAGTTTAGCTGACCTTATTAACCTAGCGAAAACTGGGACAGTAACCAATAAACATACCATTATTATCTCTGTTCCTGAAAATACAGACATTCAGTCCATCAAAACTAACCTAAAAGTTGGTGACCTCCAAGTAAAAAATATCCATGCTGATTACGCTAATATCGAACTCAATGCTGGAGATTTGGATTTTACCAATTGTGCCTTTAAATCAGGAAAAAGTACACTCTCTGTCGGGGACGCTTACTTCCAAGATTCTGATTTTACCAACTTCTCTCTAACAACCAACACGGGTGATATTGATATTGAAAATGGTAAATTAACCGACTCAAGTATTAACCTTTCAATCGGAGATTTTTCAGCCAATGCTATTTCATTTGAAGGTATAAATAACTTATCTAATTCAACCGGCGACATCGACATCACTTTAGCTGATAAAAACCTTACTGTACAATCAAGCCATAGTATGGGAGACAGTGATATCTCAAGTTCCCTAATTCCTTCAACCAAAAACATCCTAAAAGTTGACGGTAATACCGGTGACATTACTATTAATTAAACTAAAAAGGTGCCGTGTCGGCACCTTTTTTATATCTTAAAATAAAAATGTTAATAAGGCTAAAATAGCTAAACCACCTTGTTTAATAATAATTTTTCGATCAGCAGTCACACTACCATAAAGAGCTGCCAGAACAACATTCAAAAGGAAAATGACCACAACAGTTGCATTTCCTGTAAAGATACCGTAAAGCAAAAAGACAGCAATCAAACCATTATAAATTCCTTGGTTTTTAAATAGATTGGTTACAGATTCACGTTGCAGCTCTTCTTCTGACATGTTAAAGACACGCGCTGTTGCTTTAGACTGTGTCGCAAATGTCTCTAAATACATAATATAAAAATGTTCCAAAGCTACTAAAGCAGCTAAAATCAGTGTAATAATTGACATATTTTCTCCTCTTTCTCATAATCTACAGATTTTACACACCTGTAAACTCATCGTAAACGTTTCTAAATTAATCGACTTTTGTTAAGTATACAAAAGCTTAAGACATTCTTCAAATGATTTGCCTACAAAAAAACAGAGGATAGGAAACCTATCACTCTGCATCTTGTTTTCTATAAATGACAAGACCTAAGACCATGAAGGCAAGAAGGAAACCAGTTAGAACAGCTACTTCTTTGCCGTTTGAGCATGTCATTGAAATGGTTTGACGTAAACCTAAAACAATGTAAGACATTGGCATATATGGATGTACAACTTGGAAGAATTTCGGACTAAGTTCAATTGGATATGATCCACCTGCAGACCCTACTTGTAAGAGCAACATAAGCAATGAAGCAAATGAACCATAGCGGTTATCCCAACCGACCAAGGCTGTAACAAGTGCCATCAATGTCCATCCACTCAAGATGATGAAGAGAAGTGTTTGCCAACCATAGTTAGCTTCAACTCCAAGAAATTGGATAGCTACATAAAGAATGATTGAACCTGCTGTTGAAATCAAACCATTGATGAATAATTTTTGTTTTGCCCATTCAAAGCGATTCTTAACAGGACGACCAGATAATGAATCAGCGAAGATTACGTTTGTTGAAAGAGCAACAACCATAAGTGACACAGCAATCATGTAAGGCGCCATACCAATACCATTTGTTTTCACGCTATCTTTATCCTTAGCTGTTGTAGAAACAGGTTCAGAAACAAGTTTTGCATTCTTACCATCCACAGAGACAAGTGATAATTGGTGACTTGCATCAGAAAGTGACGTTGTCAATGTTGTCAACCCATTTGTCAATGTTGTCAACCCATTTGTCAATGTGCCACTACCAGCAGCCAATTTGCTTGAACCAGAAGCTAATTCTTGTGCCCCTGATTGTAATTGCTTAGCACCACTATTTAGCTTATCATTGTTTGAAGCTAACTTGTTAGCACCTGATGCTGCTTCACTTGCACCGCTTCTTAACTCATCACTT from Streptococcus ruminicola encodes the following:
- the esaA gene encoding type VII secretion protein EsaA, coding for MKKIKIKPSIVVIAFSVFISILAISSGVFVYTQDKEVSVTDKAKKDEQLTVALVNEDAGGNLNNVNYNFGQEFTNLLTNAGDSKENWVTMPRSLAESKYSDGSADVIIYISNDFSDKILQLESFNPSQAKIGYKVKKSTDTVKEKNVESQVGTYLNLINQRVIKMYFSSVIGNLDDAKRNVANIVNDQETSYTSLSNYIYTPSNAASQNLGGLTSYATALQSGNKAFEDSQANFTKGVFEMLNSTSNGLNGELPEVKSFVDLQADIAKSNVATANTAISDQFKTDTDLYNNLNDNALSSLNKFYAPSAITSESNGGNTVYNLFANSISDYNGIIENYRSQVENTRNRLMDLLNQVQGTRSKVSEQYFNADLGLDKNNYLGIGNREDRKSAIKGDVQNQITNQQVKDALANQIKSSLGGTLPSEYEGEIANLMGSIDVNSADYNVLFSKLESMGAITSDEVAAYQAKLGLLSQYQAVKGVTTAGGATYSFLTAEDAKPSQSNVVSINVAPTSTQVTTQVTDSAKDASEAESKDKQTNSQESTETKQDATTVAITDVSGGRVVFADDCSTSKQITSAQSLKIAYTFDSLAVGTHAINFNLKIGDSTIPMTYTTFVTDTADDVALVKEDLKAILAQLSNISTAAAMVQTLYGEPGQTDLSKVNVANPSANSVVKMYGNLTYDNIAGLDIDNYKNSGLTLYTELTNEMTELQSAINDLPGLSDEHLPRNYFAQGLQSLVAWYNSAADSLNAEFSNWSHNQAKVLNVAPYGSGNADGTSLYVDASSGDALYSSISELVKSTSDNAQSTTSNYQALGTMTDQFTQLVSQVNTIQKDVDDTMANTNKLISSQAGNIQESTTYATNFSKVLKNARSGGTDNEAVMNFLSNPVNITKKTTSGVVAEKDNKIWIVVTALVSSILSIIVTYFLTKSSKPKSN
- the essC gene encoding type VII secretion protein EssC, with amino-acid sequence MNQNDNVTYYHHLGDYLGDDNQSQAFLLSLSDKLLYMRFSETTPLDFDGSRYSLGDGEIFRNGQKIANQKVLGDTEDYYFLKPETDIFTLYLYPPHENFVLSSSDTADIHLDSETVVLFSKEKVYIESLGTSLVYLNGKRVRDNISQSFNVGDSVYIEDYLIECRHHQWKITRFWNKPELTQMEKFLFQAPMSEFPSDFPDYHRSPRIVPTIYSDAIVIDSPMEASSMGRNSLLRAIVPPLGMFGITALTSLVSRRNPWMMLGMGGFSLLTAGMTLTQYFQDKKYYKKQELIRVEDYDRYLLKQISTLSHYHNEEKEILDYNQPDMDTLAKMVFDYDSRIYERMNYNADFLQVSLGTGDIDTKLKLQTSFKEQSKDKQAIFAKKTVEKYRKQHQVPITLSLSQATVGIIGTYDTTYPAISNLLMQLAVFHSYQDINFVILVPEESYQANWYQWRFLPHFKLQERNVRGIVHDARSRDAVLNALYQIIQKRMQLKREMGSKDVRFAPHYVVTIFDDSYLVGHSLNEYLAEDLTELGITVIWIKEAQRFLPETVTTLVEYQNQNVGQIINDNGEYLAQRFTPYPESKNYEAIARTLANLHHVEVEKNSIPKSVTFLELYKVEKVEDLQLAERWAKADTSKTLAVPLGLRGRDDIVELNLHERAHGPHGLVAGTTGSGKSEILQSYMLSLAVNFGPEDVGFLPIDFKGGGMANLFKGLPHLMGVITNLDGAASARALASIKAELQKRQRLFEAFGVNHINGYTKLYKQGKTATDGGKYPTKPLPHLFLISDEFAELKANEPEFMSELVSAARIGRSLGVHLILATQKPSGVVDDQIWSNSRFKLALKVSDKSDSNEIIKTPDAASIVEPGRAYLQVGNNEIYELFQSAWSGASYQPNKSEKQEEVDDRIWLINDLGQYELLTEDLSLEEDLNVQTEKTQTELEALVDYISVYSQTAGVRIPDKPWLPPLETKIVSPVLEMSWSEEKCLAVPFAMMDVPSEQAKRNYNFDVEELSHTVIYGSPGFGKSVALQTLVMNFARLNTPEQVQFNLFDFGTNGLLPLKDLPHVADLTRLDEEEKLLKFLKRIDNELKKRKDLFAEYSVASLSQYEQKTGEKLPVILTVMDGFDAIKDSPKEEVIEACMNRILREGSSLGCYLIVTALRANSLKISMSSNVSTKMALFLVEDHAVKDVIGRNALIPQEIFGRAQVNDDKPYEIQIYLPSEGDEDIERLRHLEEEVAEMDKAWTGQRPKAIPMLPNDISLSDFYGNAYTMTMINHLQVPLAFDKETTNVIGFVPEKHGYFVIMDDTPTQTRLFETIILKNMAYFKGHAQRIVFDPDQRFEGVVDSFDLIASEENYSTVMNDLLGEMASRSPEVVNQPIFVYVPEAHAINDKLILSNSALDTILKKAAKVNIYFIFQGHQKTIETRFDEFNKRLRSNIPAGMFGTRFADQNIIKGRTRYGEPLLESDEAQFFEGREVSRVKIPKG
- the essB gene encoding type VII secretion protein EssB — translated: MIFEDNHLKLVENDNQLLVTVQPSDYDRKSQEFIKEYVKAQVSLTENGELVLAYELPAFSESLATCIAKATTDLERYSLAQKVATLTVKPNDFNVVYLHPQNIYVSGNDVRLIHYGVSHILAPQVFNQERYLKVYKALVASILLPKVDFELAVEGLDAVRESIAEKINAFHSIAEINQFISEECHRLEQKNKESKVQVNKKQWRALVVGAIVLAVTTLTLGFFTYKSYSRDLPLKNAVIDAQAAFMSTDYDKAIDILEPYGINRLPKSAKYVLATSFVKLDNLNSEQMEAVLNTITQSSDETILNYWIYLGRGDLEKALDVAQNIGDTQLILHAYTNLYEKVKADTKMSGSDKQKKLNEYEKEISKLSKELGETSGSQSNGD
- the essA gene encoding type VII secretion protein EssA, with product MGIYILCLLLSTHIVFAENGNLNLNTDSISNTKQKSAGNSIEELYAPNLFLNRTQEVVDKEHQKEKKMLTTANHSVFKKDNKKTIYYRLDTEKVTSKQFVNYHVDESYKVAKENQSQKKSYLNSIAVFCFFILMTGLGIYLGRKRHGIRQH
- a CDS encoding WXG100 family type VII secretion target, encoding MAAISVTPEQLKEQAQVYTRSKEQIEQAIQSVNSMNSQIAEEWKGQAFNAYLEQYNQLYTQVQKFKELLASINQQLNNYAETVAERDAQDSASFGLN
- a CDS encoding PadR family transcriptional regulator, which produces MYFPTSATVIEFLILAIVDKEDSYGYAISHTIKKVANIKESTLYPILKKLEKAGYLNTYQQEYQGRKRKYYTTTESGKQQLTFLKGEWQLYTTKIDDIVEGRLEDDEK
- a CDS encoding DUF1700 domain-containing protein; the encoded protein is MTKSEYLAKLDKYLKKLPKEDYLEAMDYFREYFDEAGPENEEEVIAELGAPKDAAHDIISRLLDEKIVEDEKSPKNRAVIIWIAILAILASPVALPLILALLMVIITILAIGIAIIAMVLALGVALLTSGVYMLVDSWSYLSIAPSTTALGVGLGLLSLGLALLALLAAGAVGKFAVKSISKLIQKAASKRRKS